The region taataataataataataataataataataataataataataacctactGTAATAATAAACTGTACAATGTTCTTATGATAACCTGACTCAGTAGAAGTTAAGAAAAATGTATATGCCTCAAAGgacatttaattaataaataaaaataagaatcagTATTGTGTAACTCTTGTGCAAGAAAATTACATTACTATTTTTAATGTCTGATGGAACATTTGTGACCAATTCATGCAGCTGTGCAGCCATAATTCTAAAAGTATGAGAAACTTTGAATAGTacgtagacacacacacacacacacacacacacacacacacacacacacacacatatatatatatatatatatatatatatatatatatatatatatatatatatatatatatatataaatgagcaagagagagaaagaaagagagagaatgagagagagaggcaaaagCTTCAcgtttcaataataataataataacaaataacacaatacactgatgAGAGCTGTGTGGCAAAAGAAGGAGGTACCAACATCTTGGCGGAGAGCCGGAGGGATCCTTATCCCCAAGGAAAAGGACTCGTCAGAGATCGGGCAGTTCCGACAGATCAGCCTTCTAAACGTAGAGGGAAAAATCTTCAGCGTGGTCGCTCACAGGCTGGCAGGATACCTGCAAAGAAACAACTTGAATGACACGTCAATCCAGAAAGCAGGCATCTCAGGCTTCTCTGGTTGTATAGAAAACACTGGTGTCATCTGGCATCAGATCCAGGTCTCCAAAAAAGGAGGGAACAGATCTTCACGTGGTGTTCCTGGATCTCGCAAATGCCTTTGGCTGAGTCCCTCACAACCTCCTGTGGACAGCCTTTGACTACTTTAGAGTCCCAGCAACTCTCACAACCCTTGTCAAGCCTACTGTAATTCCAACGTCCAACTCTGTGTGACAACAGCAGAGTACACAACACCTTGGCAACACCTGGAAGTGGGAATCATGGTGGGCGGCACCATCTCCCCACTGGCTTTCACCCTGGCCATGGAGGTCATCATTCGGGCCTCTAGATGGACAGTTGGCGGACAGTGAATAAGACCTGGGCTGAGGTTGCCGTTGGTCAGAACCTACATGGATGACCTCACAACTCTCACCATGACCAAGGTTTGCACTGCACAGCTATTAAGAAAGCTCCAGGAAAACATTGAGCGGGCTTGCATGAAGATCAAGCCAAGAAAGTCCAGAAGCATCTCCATCATCAAGGGAAAGCTGTCAGACCACCGCTTCCACATCGGTGAGGAATCCATCCCAACTGTCTCTGAGAAGCCAGTGAAGAGCCTAGGTCATTGGTATGATGCCTCCCTTAAAGACTAGGAGCAAGTAGAGCATCTTAGGAAGGAGGTAGCCAGTGGCCTGGAGAACATCGACAGAACCCTGCTTCCTGGCAAGCTGAAGCTCTGGTGCATGCAGTATGGACTACTTCCACGTCTCCTGTGGCCACTAACCCTCTATGAAGTCCCACTCTCGAAGGTGGAAAAGCTGGAAAGGATATGAAAGGAAGTGGCTTGGCCTTCCCAGGTGCCTCAGCAGTATTGGATTTTACGGCAAAGGGATGCTACACCTGCCAATTTCCAGTCTGGTAGAGGATTACAAGTGTGCCAAAGTCAGACTGGAATTGATGCTACTGGACTTGAGCGATCCATTTGTAGCCCATCTTGGCCACCGGGTGGAAGTGGACCCCGTTGGCTGCAACTGAGCAGGCAAAGGCAGCACTCAGACACAAGGACATCGTGGGCCAAGTGCAGGAGGGGAGCAGTGGTCTCGGACTTGGGGCCAGTACACCAGTGTGGAGCAAGGCGCTTCCATCTCAGAGATGAAAGATGGTGGTCCAGGAGGTACGTCGGGAGGAGGAAGCAAGAAGGTGCGCCCAAGCTGTGGCGCAGGCAAAGCAAGGGCAGTGGATGGCATGGGAAGGAGTGAAGAAGCTGAAGATCTCCTGGAAAGAGCTGTGGGAGATGGAGACATTCAGGGCAAGCTTTACCATCAGGGCTGCCTACGATGTCCTACCTTCTCCCACAAACTTAAGCCAATGGTATGCCGAAGACCCCACGTGCCCTCTATGCCCAAGTCTAGCAACACTAAAGCACATCTTAGTGGGATGCAAGACCAGCCTCACCCAAGGCCATAACACCTTGCGGCACAACCAAAAGTGTCTTGCTGCAGTGTTGGAAAGTCGACGGACAGGCGTGAATGCCCTTCCTCCCCGTCATCCCAGTGGCAGCCAACATCATTTGTTCATCATAAGATCAGACTCTCGTCAGCTGGGCAGAGCACGGGACTGGAAGCTGCTGGCAGACTTGAACAAGAAACTTTGCTTCCCAGTTGAAATTGCAGCCACCAACCTGCGACCAGACCTTCTTCTGTGGTCAGCCTCGCTCAAGCTTGTCTACATCATTGAGCTCACCGTGCCCTGGGAGGGTGCAGTGGAGGAAGCCTATGAACGGAAAAGGCTGAGGTATGCTGAACTTGCAACCGATGTGCAACAACAAGGCTGGAATGTGAAGGTACCCCCAGTGGAAGTAGGTTACAGAGGGTTCATAGCCACCTCAACATCCAGGCTACTCAGGGAGATGGGAATGCGAGGAAAGTTCCACCGGCAGGCAGTCAAAGACCTCTCTGTGGCTGTGGAAAAGGGAAGCCAGTGGCTGTGGGTGAAGAAAAAAGACTCTGCCTGAGTCTTCAAGTGAGTTGATGACACCTAGGGAGTGAACCTGGGATGCTGGATTCACTGATGAACACTCTGGAGGTGTTGTGGGCCTATCATACCAAGGAAGGAGGGCACCCACTTGACAACCCAAAGGGTGCCATTGACCATCCCACAGAGTCTCATCGGAGCCTCAAGTATGCATTAAGGGACGCATGCCATCACTCAATGGACCATCCCACGGAGTCTCATCGGTGCCTCAAGTATGCATTAAGGGATATCAACATCAAGTCCTATACAACAGACATAGTATTCAAATCTTACAACAGTAATATTacataaaaggaaagaaaaaatacaaagaagggATATCAAACAATACAATCAATTTTAAAAAGAGGAATTAACAGTATTGTAAAAGTCTATAGCTTTAATAAATTTTCGGCTTGTATGTCCTTTAaaagtttcaaaataaattttcatttccagcttaaaattaataatgtttGGTTTCCTTTCAGAccacttaaataaaaatatttaaaataaattgccaTTTTACTTTCCTCATAAAAAATATAGCatcttttttcaaaaacatgTTTGACATCAATCCAAAAAGGCCCTTGTGTACATACAATCAAAAACACAGTACACAGCAATATGTTAAAGAATAGATTTAGATCATTCACCCGCTTCTGGTCACCCTCGGCCTGAGAGCTGGGTTCCTTATGACCAGTGATGGTTTTaagctgtcattttttttctgtcatttccaTTATTTTGCAGATTAATGAGCGAGCGCATGATAATAggcttttcttattattttctattaaattatACGTAATTTGCCATACGTTTCCTGAAAAAATATAACAAGTCAAATATACAGTTAAAACCTAATGTtaggtgcatttttttttaaatttagaccGATAACATGCTATATTAAACAATCCTAAAACCTTTTCAAAGATGAACTCTTTTGTCAATCCTTTAAATATACACTACAAGTGACACACTGGAGGTTTCTTTTAAAGACTTGGCAACTTGACAGCACAGTGATTCATTTCACATTTGGTTAGCAGTAACGtatttatacaataaataatttacaaaagaaacaacaacaaaagcttACCTCGTTGTTCTGTTTTGtaaattcttaaataaaaaacaatttcaaaTTAGTAGCTTTATGTTAGATAAGAGCAGTAATTTTATTAGCTTTAACTCATTCAATGAATATTttagagaaagggagaaataaaatatgtttactgATGTTCTGGGTTTTCCAAGTTCCATGGTTCacaaaacaataatacaatTTATACAATAATTCAATAATAGGTATAtcctatttttaataattattaattaataattaattcatagttttaaataattaattaacactATTAAAACTATTGCAACAAGAAAAGCTACAAGGTACAATCACGTCCACTGTTTGGGAAATCGGACCACGCCGccatcttcctcatgtcatGCAGACTGGGACATGTTCAGGCGCAGCTTTGATGACGTCAACATGTTTACAGAAGTGGTTGGATTCATCGGGAAACTAATCGGGAGCTGGAACACGTTCACCATGACGCAGAGCTGTCAagtgtcaagtgtcacgcattgagactCATTCCGGGCTTTTATCATGTTCTTCCGCTagacattgtatttctcacgcagaaaaacttactatttatcatatatttaatatgccgcagcacccaaaatgtcaACCCAGCCTCACAACAGTTCGTGACATAGTCACGAAAATTTAATCTATTGATTCGTTTTCATGGACAcgattttccctttttttcatgtcactcagcacgactttcgatctaatgtatttcaatattGAAAGAAACATCTTTCGTGTCTGcaccacattttttttctgccactcggaagcattatttttaaactttaagcactacattactcaacatttaaccaggagattttatccttgtttttgttgctttatattctgtagggTACTAACCATTGTGCTATGGTTTCTTTTCTCTCATCTATTTGGTGTGTCAAATCggacagtaaactaaatactTCAGTACCCATTAGCCTTATGTTAATGGGAAACtaatggtatcttaagtatgtaacctagtgaaccagaattAATGTATCTGTGAGAATAATTGcataaaacaatcttttctggtaatgttgcagactttctgtaCAGAGAACATTGTtctttgtctccctctctctctctcacacacacacacacacacacacacacattctcccccacacacacacagacacactcttgtTCCTACCATAATTAATCTTACAACAGATGGCCCTGCCATAATCATTCTTTATGTTACCAGCCATGGGAACTAAGGGAAGTATAGGTTCACTTCCCTGATAAGATCTGactttttttggggggtaaCTGAGAGGTCACTTAAacactgatgcacacacacataccaacacacacacccactacaccctccctcttcttatacgactatatattcctgcttttcctaataaacttcttaggaacttctctttgaaagactgacgcatgtgtgtttcattgagatTTCCCCAAGCGCTTGTGGAGAACGGAAATCGAGCAGAGGTTCGAGAGGCTGAATTTTAGGTTATCCTGCCCAGGTGGCAGATGAAAAGAGGGTTACCCTGTCCAGGCGACAGATGAGAATTCCTTACAGTATCCAATAATCAAGattaaagcacttctgtacatcgctctggataagggggtctgccaaatgctgtaaatgtaaatgtaaatggtaagTTACTGCTTTTTGAAGGTTGATTCACATTTTCTATGTCCATGAGCAGGTTTCTGGGTGGCCGAGTGTTGGCACTGGGGGCACTTTTGACAGAAAGTCCAGCTCTCTGCATCCAACCCTAGGAATAGGAATTgatttttcagcttttcagcCATATTCCAGGGCACCAGGTGGCTTGccatggggtgtgtgtgagccagGTGCAGGAGATTGCAGGTTAGGGTGTGGCTTAACCAAAAAGTCACAGGGTTGATTCCAGTGCTATCTATGATCTTTTTTAACCAGGAAGCATAAGACCAAGAGCTGCTGGAGTGTTTGGAGCAGAGGAGGTGCTAGCGGGCGCGTGTGCTTCACCTTTATCAGAACTCTTCAGGTCCCATTGGCGGCCAGTCATGCAGAACTTTAGCACACACAGGGCTTTCCTGGCTCTCCAGTGGCAGGTAGGGGGATCTGGAACCCTGGTAGCAGCTGCGGCAAACCCTGGCAAGTATCAGGCCAGCAGCAGGGGCCTGGTGAATGTCACCATGGGCACATGACACCTGAAGGGTCCCCAGgaggtcgtgagttcaaatcccagggccacaaACTGTctctcctgggcccctgagcaagtcccttaaccttcagttgctcagctgtataaatgagataaatgtaagtcgctctggataagaccGTTTGCCAAAtgccaaaaaatgtaaatgtgtgaactgcattaaaatgtacaaaatcaaatcactcaattgctgttttgcacacattTCAAAACCTCATCAAACAGCTGCTACCACATTCAGTAAGTGTATATGTTTACTAGAACCCTTTTTGTCAGAATCCTGTTTTTGCACATTGTGCTGTATAGTATACAGAatgtacactggtcggtgctatattgtattactgtatgtgtatttgtcctgtggtgtttttattgtctgtactgtcttttgtctcgcatTGTTTGCACAGaatacactttatgtggctaggacaattcactttaagtccttagctctgtcattttatataacaccatggtcctgggaaaatgttgtttcatttcactatataCTGTGTAAGCTATAtattgttgaaatgacaataaaatcttcttgactaGACTATTTGGTGGCCATCTTGGTGcacggtggtggtggtgggtgcATCTGGAAGCAGGTGGCATGGAACATATAGCCTGCCAGCCAGGGTTTTGTGTGCAAGAGGGGCCAGCAATGTGGTCTGGTTCGGTGGGTTCATGGTGGCGACAGGACTAATGGTGGGGCATCCCTTTTGTTGCTGCCGCTTCCCATATTGTCTTTAGTGTTGGAAGGGTCTGTGGTTTGCTCCCTCCAAATGGCTCTCCTAACGCTCTATTTTTAGTGTGACCAGGGCTTGTTCAAGGACGTACAAACTGTGTAAACATTGTAGagtattaaataagaaaaataattacagtaaatgtaaagtgACAGTGATATGGATGTAAAGTTGATGGGGATAATACAACAATTCAGGTCAACGATCATCCAATAAACTTATCCGCAGACTAGCTCAGTGCTAATGATAAGTCACATTTAATTGAACTGATGTTATATGGTCCACTAAAAGTCACTCTTGCATTTAAATCCTTCCTAATtgacagtactgtatatttgcaaagaaaaaacagaagattaagaaacacaaaaaatgaGGTACGCAGATATGCACAGATGTACACAGATGTGTATTTGAAGTCTAGTATTGGCCCAGCTCCATGTTCATTGTAACAGAAAGAATGTCCTTAGCAATCAGAAAGCATAAAACATGTACCCTTTTCATGTCATTCCAAATGctaacatgaaaaaaacatttaataaaccaTGTTAACAAGCCATGAAATAAAAGAGAATTGTTCAGACATAAATTACAAAAGTACCAATGCATAAATAATAGGAAAAATAGTGAAATGTTCTATTAAAATTCTATTTGCCACATACACAAATCAAACACAGTATAACGTTTAGCACAATTCTTTAAACAGcacaattcttttttaaaaaaaacccaaacactaCACCATCAGTGAGAAATGAAAACTTAGTCCATGATCTAGTGGACCAGAATTGATGTGTTCATGCATCACGACTtcaaacatacagtaagtcGCATCAGTGCATCTGCCAAACCTCATAAACGTGCATTCTTGTTCCTTATAATGTTTAGGATGAAAACAGGACATGGGTCCACAGTCATCACCAGATCTCGAAGCGCTTGTCTTTTTGGAAAGGTTCCTTATCAGTAATTCTGTTGTTGAAGAGTctaaagagacaaaaaataattacaaatgaaCCTTTAATGAGGTTCAGTTCCACAGCCTTCTCTGTATACACATTCTTTATACTTTATAGCCAAACCTTTGTGTACCCCTGAGCATCACACCCATGTGTCCTTGTTGAAtgtctcattccagatttatttccCTTAACTGTTATAGTTAgctccacttttcttttttccactaaATATTGgattgtggctgtggggatttgtgttcattcagctacaagagcattagtgagatcagactctaaCGTTGGGATGtagaggagactccagttcgtcacaaatgtgttcagtgaggttgagtcagagtcagggttctgtgcaggacactcaatgGAAACTGTAAAGCTacacaacacagagatgttctatacaattgtgtgatTTTATGGTAAGAGGTCTGGGGAAAAGTACATATgggtgtaatggtcaggtgtccatagACTTTTGGAttatagtgtatatactgtatttatacaaCAGATTCCAGTTCAGAATTTTGATTTGGTTGAATGGGATCTTCAAGAGTgattatatttatggcattttgaCGTTCGCCACAAAATTCCACTTCCTAGTTCCAAATGGTTACTACAGTTACTTCAATCCTGCTGTACTGAACATTGGCACTACTGGGATTTGGCTACATGCTTGAATATAACTGCACTGTCACTTGTGCAATGTTGCTTAGAAAAATGTAGGAAAAcacttcacaaataaataaaaatgttgaaaaccTACCGAACTGTCTGTATGTTGCTGCTAGTGGAAACAGCTGTGTAGATTCTTCCTGCTAAACAATCATCTATGTCATTGTGACTCAAGctaaggaaaaggaaaaaaacccccaaagtTACAGCACATGGTGCATGATGCACAGTCCTGGGAAAAAGAATGGAACCCACTCCTTCAATGATATGTTTTAGTTATCAGGGCTTAAAGAATAATTGTGTTCCTTATCAACTTTTATAAACaggcaaaaacaacaaaaacacaacaggttTCGTTATGGAGACATTTTATCCCAAAAAAGCAAACcaacattcaaaaaaaaatggaaagataAGTAAAGCCTATAATTCAGTAACATGTAGAACTACCATGGTGGAAATAACTTGAAGGAACCATTTTCTGTAGGAGTTTATTAATTGTACTGGAGAAATTTGATTGTTGTACACTGATCTGTACAACAGTGATTCACTTCACAGATGTTGAAGGGCATTTGTTTATAGCTCTCTTTACAATCCCTTCACAGCATCTCTGTGGGGTTTAGGACTGGACTTTGAAAGTGGAGTACATCATTGTCTCAATGACTGATATCCCAGATCCTGTGGCTTAAATCCTCACTCCTTTAACAAACCTGTTTGGCAGTTGTGGTGTGAGGGGTTTGTTGTCATCTGCTGTGTTTGGTTTTCATCAAATGTCACTGTGCATAATGACCAATCATGTCCAACCTGATGTCAGCAGTGCAGAGGATATTGTAGCAGATTGTTTGTAGTTTGTTCAGATAAACATGCACCAAGCCAAGACACTTCATAATGACCTCATCACATCATCAGTAAATGTGTAAACTACCACAtctgtttctgctgatgtcttttgttttgtagaGAACACTGAATACTACCATTATTCTGTATACATACTTCCTGATCATCTCTTGGCATTCTCTTCCCTGAATTCAGCTCTGAGgtagcagcagcagtgtgaCTTCTCTGAGTAAACCTGAAAAGTCTATCAGAAGGGAATGTCTCGTATTTTATCCACCTTGTTTAATGTCTACATACtgaaatctgttgttttttgtcatttgagAGTATTTGCTTGTTTATGAAAGTTGGTTGCTATTTAGGTGCTGATCGATAAAACTGTAGAATCGAAGGACAACCTATACTCACTCCAGGACCTCCACTTTATGCAGATGTGGTAACAGAAGCTCCAGGCCCTGATCAGTGAGCTTGCAGTGACTGAGGTCCAGTTCTGACAGACCTTCAGAAAACTCCAGAAACAATGCTAATGATCTACATGCATGGAGATCCAGAGGGGCCTCGCTGAGGTCCATATCTCCATTCAGAGCCTTTGAGAGGGACATAGCATTCATCACACAGTCTGACTGATTGACCACACGAAGAAGAGCCAGGAACCGGAGCAACAAAGATTTACTACAgctgagtgagagtgagagagagagagagagagagagagagttacaccATGGCTAGTCAGTGTTAAAACTTTTAATGCAGTCACACAGTGTACATTTCAGTTTGTCCCACCAAGTCCTGAAAGTCCTTtttcctgtatgtgtgtctcaCCGTAGTGTCACAGTATGTAGAATGAGTAAGAACACGTCAACTCCAGTGTCCTCCAGCTCACAGTCCTCTAGAATGAGCTCTGTAAGTTGCTGGGATTTCTGGATGGCAGTGCTGATGTCTCTGCAGTCCTCAGTGCTCAGATGCAGAGTTTTATCCTGTGTTTCTGTGCTCAGATCCAAACCACTGCTGTAGGAGAAATCCAGTCTGTTCTGCAGAGCAGAGAAAACAGCTGCTGCTGCCCCCTGTTGGAGCTCAGAGATACTGCAACAGTGgagtaacttgagcaacagaaACCTGTCAACACTGAGAGCAAAGAAACTAAGCATTTTGACTGTTgcaaatatgtatgtattagtAAACATTACTGCAGTTTCTAttactgaaacatttattttccagGTATTGTCCATGTGAACACTGAGTTACCTGAGCTGAGAAAGTCTGTTGAACAGAGGTAGAATCTTCACCAGCCCCCCGTCTGGTATGGAGGTCCACATCAGgctcagagagacagatgtacagtgttGGAGGGTGAAGCACAGGGCAGTACAGTGGTATGAGTCCAGATGTGTATTGTTCAGGTTAATACAGTTGTGTGTTGACTTTAAAAGACTGGACACATAGTGAGCAGAGTCAGTCTCATAGATCTCTCTGATGATTGACAGCAGATCACCGGGGTTCAATCTGTGAAGGTTACAAACACCCTTTTATTAATACTCTGacacattgtatttgttctGACCATTTGATTAGTTATTAATTTGGGGTTTATTTCATTGTCTATTTCACTAAAAAACTATATCAGCTGTGAAGCGGCAGCAGATGTCTTTCTGATAAAAGCTATATTCTGTTATTTCAGGCCAAAGAGGCCACTGtctaactttatttttttgtttaatattatctATGTTAcaaatgattattttcattgcatttaaaaaagaacatacACTGTATGTTTGAGAAAGATCAAATCTACTATATCTTTCATATATTAATGCTGGAAtgtatttctttcttaaaaatTAGATTTAcctatttttttactttatatacgttgtatttgtattttagtttCTCTAGAATGACTGGCTTCAAGATTTCAAAGtaaatcaccaaaaaaaagacaagaactcTTAGTTTTGACTTTTCCTTTGACAATCAACATGTTTAACTATCTGTTGAGGTGCAACCTATTTGCAGAAGGGACAGAATAGTATTAATGATTAGAAGTTGCCAATATAAGCCTAAATACAATACAccataaaattaatatttaaaaatatatattaatggaAGTTAATTCCAGTCTCCGCAACTGGATTATCACGATGTATTTGCTATAGTACATTAGTATTAATGATCAAAATCATCTTTATGGACAAAGTATGAAAAGAGATTTCAAAGATATATCCATCATGCATGCAAATTAAACAgagtaaataaactttacttgaCAAAACcttcatattcatataaaataatctCAATTGGAAAACAGCTCTTAGTAACTTAGTATCTTAGTAACTTCTGAAGATGAAATGAAtggttttattataataaaagatTCATCTGGATGTTATAATTACACTTACAATTACAGGGGAAGTGGAAAgccctaatggttagagagtctgacgcctaaccttaaggttgtgggttcgagtctcgggctggccatgactgaggtgcccttgagcaagtcaccgaaccccccaacttctccccgggcaccgcagcataaatggctgcccactgcgccgggtgtgtgttcacggtgtttgttcactgctgtgtgtgtgcactttggatgggttagacgcagagaacaaattctgagaaTGGGTCACCATGTCACTTTACATTTCTTCCTTCTTACCGTTTAAACTGAATTTCAGACAGTAGAGGAAGAATCTCTTTGGTGTGTTTATTAGTGATTTTGTTCTTTCTGATGTTCACACTAATGCAGCAAACTCGCGGCTGGAGAAAATAGATAAGCTTCTCCCAGCTGAGAGAACAGGAAGTCAGTTCTCCTCCCACCTTCTCCAGGAAACAGCGAGTCAGTTCCCAATCTTGAGCCTCATACAGCAGATCAGTAAACTGCCGGAGAGTCGATTTCGATAATCTACACACAGACGcaagtttataaataataatatagacatttttgtataataaagaTGTAAACTGGAAACTGACCTGATCTTTAAAAGGCCAGGATGACACATGAGGCTGAGGAGAGAGTGAGCCTCCATCCTGCACTCAGTGAGGTTCACATAGTGAACAGTCCAGAGGTTCAGGAGGGACGACAAACTGCTCAGAAATCTGAAGATCTTTGGGTTTATGATGTTAAAGTCCAGACAGAGCTCCTGAATGACCCACCGGCTCTCACTGCTCCAGCCATCCTCACTACCACACGCTCACTCAGGCTGAAAAACGTTCACACAAATTCAGTCATCAAAGTGAATTTCACTAAAGCATGTTAAACCTTAATGATGTCACACAGACTGGTGTAAACATGAAGAAAGTGATTATTAACACGTACCAGAGTTTCTTtaggtgtgtgatgtgtctgaGGAGAAGTCTGGCCCCTCTGAGAGAGATGGCTTGTGGTTTCAGAGTGAGTTTGAGTCTGAAGTCTGAGAGATTGAGTAATTTCCTCACAGCCCTGCACTCACGAGTAGTTACAACCCACTCTATAATGAGGACGAAGTCCATAGCAGCAAATAAAGCTCTCACCAGCTCTGTATCTTCTGCATGGTCAACAACTGCTTTACTTAAACGTGGAATTAACCAAGAGTTTTCTTCACATCTAAAACAGACAGGTTTTAATGtactgttattgtttttaatgtaatgtttgtAAAATCCCATAAATAAGATGTTGGAACTGATACTGTATAATGAGTccgtctgtgttttgccctgttactgtctgctgtcttgccctgctgttaattgtttgctccgcccattCGTTTGTTACCATGGTcactcattgaactcattcattccctctcgtTTGTTGTCCTAGTTACttattgtctctgctttgtgattggttcctgtcggttatatatacactgtttcttcactt is a window of Tachysurus vachellii isolate PV-2020 chromosome 3, HZAU_Pvac_v1, whole genome shotgun sequence DNA encoding:
- the LOC132842860 gene encoding uncharacterized protein LOC132842860, giving the protein MEAHSLLSLMCHPGLLKIRLSKSTLRQFTDLLYEAQDWELTRCFLEKVGGELTSCSLSWEKLIYFLQPRVCCISVNIRKNKITNKHTKEILPLLSEIQFKRLNPGDLLSIIREIYETDSAHYVSSLLKSTHNCINLNNTHLDSYHCTALCFTLQHCTSVSLSLMWTSIPDGGLVKILPLFNRLSQLSVDRFLLLKLLHCCSISELQQGAAAAVFSALQNRLDFSYSSGLDLSTETQDKTLHLSTEDCRDISTAIQKSQQLTELILEDCELEDTGVDVFLLILHTVTLRCSKSLLLRFLALLRVVNQSDCVMNAMSLSKALNGDMDLSEAPLDLHACRSLALFLEFSEGLSELDLSHCKLTDQGLELLLPHLHKVEVLDLSHNDIDDCLAGRIYTAVSTSSNIQTVRLFNNRITDKEPFQKDKRFEIW